A DNA window from Etheostoma spectabile isolate EspeVRDwgs_2016 chromosome 22, UIUC_Espe_1.0, whole genome shotgun sequence contains the following coding sequences:
- the LOC116671930 gene encoding LOW QUALITY PROTEIN: cadherin-10-like (The sequence of the model RefSeq protein was modified relative to this genomic sequence to represent the inferred CDS: deleted 1 base in 1 codon), with amino-acid sequence MITNQVLLLLMLSILWPTTALPFTRGNIGNLFGMPESDGRILQRSKRGWMWNQFFLLEEYAGNDHQYVGKLHSNMDKGDGNVRYVLTGEGAGTLFLIDEKSGDIHATKRLDREEKAMYTLIAKVLDRKTNAELEPDTEFNIKIHDINDNEPRFAKEIYFASVPEMSEVGTSVVTVTANDADDQTYGNSAKLVYSILQGQPYFSVDSENGTIKTALPGMDREVKENYQVVIQAKDMAGQMGGLSGTTTVSITLSDVNDSPPRFANHAFRVTAVESTEIGGAIGRIKADDPDVGRNAEMEYSIVGGHDTFNIITDQTTQEGVIIIKKALDYENKRDYEFRVEVKNTYLDARFIHGLQFKDYATVKVTVEDVDEPPVFTRNPYIIEVHEDTAAGSFVGVVSARDPDADNKPVKYSIDRHTDLERLFNIDSVNGTITTLKALDREMSKWHNISVVATEINNPRQTTRVPVFIKVLDVNDNAPEFAMSYDTFVCENVKAGQLIQTISAVDTDEPLVGHKFVFSISSTNPNFTIVDREDNTANILTRRGGFSRREMSMYFLPVVISDNDYPIQSSTSTLIVRVCACDSRGNMQSCNPEVLPFSDGLTTGALVAILLCVIILLMIVVMFAALRRQRKKEPLIISKEDVRDNVVSYNDEGGGEEDTXXXXIGTLRNPEVMDANKLRRDIIPEMLFPFRRTSPIKDNTDVRDFISGRLQENDSDPTAPPYDSLATYAYEGSGSLAESLSSLESSATEGDHDYDYLSNWGPQFKKLAEMYIGKSPDRET; translated from the exons ATGATAACCAATCAGGTTCTGCTTCTCCTGATGCTCTCTATCCTGTGGCCCACTACTGCCCTTCCTTTCACACGTGGGAATATTGGGAATCTGTTTGGGATGCCAGAGAGTGATGGCAGGATTCTTCAGCGCTCCAAACGTGGATGGATGTGGAATCAATTCTTTCTGCTGGAGGAGTATGCAGGAAATGACCATCAATATGTCGGCAAG CTGCACTCCAACATGGACAAAGGTGATGGCAATGTGAGGTATGTTTTGACTGGAGAAGGGGCAGGCACCCTGTTCCTGATTGATGAGAAGTCTGGGGATATTCATGCCACCAAGAGGCTGGACAGGGAAGAGAAAGCTATGTACACGCTCATTGCAAAGGTCCTGGACAGGAAAACCAATGCAGAGCTGGAGCCTGACACTGAATTTAACATAAAAATCCACGATATTAACGACAACGAGCCAAGGTTTGCAAAGGAAATCTACTTCGCCAGTGTTCCTGAAATGTCTGAAGTTG GTACATCGGTTGTCACCGTGACTGCCAATGATGCTGATGATCAAACGTATGGGAACAGTGCCAAGCTTGTATATAGCATTCTACAGGGACAACCGTATTTCTCTGTGGATTCTGAAAATG GCACCATCAAGACAGCCCTGCCTGGCATGGACAGAGAAGTCAAGGAAAACTACCAGGTTGTGATCCAGGCTAAAGACATGGCTGGACAGATGGGCGGGCTTTCAGGGACAACTACAGTCAGCATCACCCTCTCCGACGTGAACGACAGTCCGCCACGCTTTGCTAACC ATGCCTTCCGTGTGACAGCTGTGGAGTCGACAGAGATTGGAGGTGCCATCGGACGTATTAAGGCTGATGATCCAGATGTTGGGCGTAATGCTGAGATGGAGTACAGTATCGTCGGGGGTCATGACACCTTCAACATTATCACTGACCAAACCACACAAGAGGGAGTCATCATAATCAAAAAG GCACTGGATTATGAAAATAAGAGGGACTATGAGTTCAGAGTGGAGGTGAAAAACACCTACTTAGACGCGAGGTTCATCCACGGTTTGCAATTCAAAGACTACGCCACAGTCAAGGTAACAGTAGAGGATGTCGACGAGCCTCCGGTTTTCACCAGGAACCCTTACATCATCGAGGTGCACGAGGACACAGCTGCTGGCAGCTTCGTCGGCGTGGTGTCGGCCAGGGACCCTGATGCTGACAACAAGCCAGTCAA ATACTCCATCGATCGGCATACCGATCTAGAGAGGCTGTTCAACATCGATTCTGTGAATGGCACCATCACGACACTGAAAGCATTAGACAGAGAAATGTCCAAATGGCACAACATCTCTGTGGTGGCCACTGAAATAA ATAACCCACGTCAGACAACTCGAGTGCCTGTGTTCATCAAGGTGTTAGATGTCAACGACAACGCCCCTGAGTTTGCAATGTCCTACGACACATTTGTCTGTGAGAATGTCAAAGCAGGACAG CTGATTCAGACCATAAGTGCTGTTGACACAGACGAACCCCTCGTTGGACACAAGTTTGTCTTTAGCATCAGTTCCACCAATCCAAACTTCACAATTGTTGACAGGGAAG ATAACACTGCCAATATCCTGACGCGGAGGGGAGGTTTCAGCCGGCGTGAGATGAGCATGTACTTCCTGCCTGTAGTGATCTCAGACAATGACTACCCGATTCAAAGCAGCACCAGTACGCTGATCGTGCGCGTGTGTGCTTGTGACAGCCGTGGAAACATGCAGTCGTGTAACCCCGAGGTCCTGCCCTTCTCAGACGGTCTCACAACTGGAGCTCTGGTGGCCATCCTGCTCTGTGTCATTATTCTCCTCA TGATCGTGGTGATGTTTGCTGCCCtgaggagacagaggaagaaggAGCCTCTGATCATCTCCAAAGAGGATGTCAGAGACAACGTCGTCAGCTACAACGATGAAGGGGGCGGAGAGGAGGACACT ANNNNNNNNNNTATCGGCACGCTGCGCAACCCAGAGGTGATGGATGCTAACAAGCTGCGCAGGGACATCATACCCGAAATGCTGTTTCCCTTTCGGAGGACATCACCTATAAAGGATAACACGGATGTCAGAGACTTCATTAGCGGGAGGCTTCAGGAGAACGATTCTGATCCAACAGCGCCCCCCTATGACTCCCTGGCCACGTATGCGTATGAGGGCAGTGGCTCACTGGCAGAATCCCTCAGTTCACTGGAGTCTTCTGCCACTGAGGGGGACCATGATTACGATTACCTCAGCAACTGGGGACCACAGTTCAAAAAGTTGGCAGAGATGTACATAGGGAAGAGCCCCGACAGAGAGACCTAG